A DNA window from Thermosynechococcaceae cyanobacterium Okahandja contains the following coding sequences:
- the msrA gene encoding peptide-methionine (S)-S-oxide reductase MsrA, giving the protein MAFFGFKKLTLPSPSAALPGRSEPMPIPEAHLVNGHPLAPPYPEGLELAMFGMGCFWGAERKFWQVPGVYVTAVGYAGGYTPNPTYQEVCTGMTGHNEVVRVVYDPQQVSYETLLKVFWENHNPTQGMRQGNDVGTQYRSGIYYYSPQQKALAEASRDRYQAALTKAGHGKITTEIVAAPEFYFAEAYHQQYLHRHVNGYCGLGGTNVPYELPAAEASTIQL; this is encoded by the coding sequence ATGGCCTTCTTCGGATTTAAGAAATTAACCCTGCCCAGTCCCAGTGCCGCCTTGCCCGGGCGCAGTGAACCGATGCCGATTCCTGAGGCCCACCTTGTCAACGGCCACCCCTTAGCGCCCCCCTACCCAGAGGGTCTGGAATTGGCCATGTTTGGCATGGGCTGCTTTTGGGGGGCAGAGCGTAAGTTCTGGCAAGTGCCCGGGGTTTACGTCACCGCCGTGGGTTACGCGGGCGGCTACACCCCCAACCCCACCTACCAGGAGGTGTGCACGGGGATGACCGGCCACAATGAAGTGGTGCGCGTGGTCTATGACCCCCAACAGGTGAGCTATGAAACGCTGCTGAAGGTGTTTTGGGAAAATCACAACCCCACCCAAGGAATGCGCCAAGGCAATGATGTGGGCACCCAGTACCGCTCTGGCATTTACTATTACTCCCCGCAGCAAAAAGCCCTTGCCGAAGCCAGCCGCGATCGCTACCAAGCGGCTCTAACAAAGGCCGGTCACGGCAAAATTACAACCGAAATTGTCGCTGCCCCTGAATTCTATTTTGCCGAAGCGTATCACCAGCAGTACCTGCACCGCCACGTCAATGGCTACTGTGGCCTCGGCGGCACCAACGTTCCTTACGAGTTGCCTGCGGCTGAGGCGAGCACGATCCAGTTGTAA
- a CDS encoding cation:proton antiporter, translated as MDVSNPIFVFTVLLAVILVIPPVFERLHLPGLVGLLLAGVILGPNGLRFLEHGTETMKLLSDIGKVYLMFVAGLEIDLSQFRKTRQRSMTFGVLTFIVPIFTGIAIGRWFNFGWNASLLIGSLLASHTLLAYPIVRRLGVVQNEAVTVTIGATIFTDTAALVVLAICVGIQQGEFTALTLVNQLITLGLYCVLVLWGFDRAGKEFFRRSREDQGNQFLFTLLALFVASIGAQIIGVEQIVGAFLAGLAVNDVLGDSPVKEKVEFVGGVLFIPFFFVDMGLLIDIPAFVKTLASIGITVAIVVGLISSKFIAAWLAALWYRYSRVEMLTMWSLSLPQVAATLAATLVGFQQGILTKDILNSVLVLMVVTSILGPIITARTANRLPIPQPEPEEIDEVAVWWEGAHVDAEDPQPSPFTVVVPVYNPQTQRSLIELAALLARYESGRVVSVAIVRGQVHMDDPRLDGELNRSRKLVRRAVELAKAYGVEVTPAIRIDDDIALGITRLSREQNASLIVLGWSETSSLRARLFGSMIDSVLWSSPCPVAITRLLDAPENIATILVPTRDLTPTTLRVVRFAQALAGVSQAKVILLHVVLPSTPQEQASQFEKDLRAITQEQAEGIATDIKTVVSNDIATAILQAAEQCDLVLMRSIRRGTAGGLTVSDVTTQVVQQLHTSVILFGEPHHERH; from the coding sequence ATGGATGTCAGCAACCCCATTTTTGTCTTTACGGTTCTGCTGGCCGTCATTCTGGTCATTCCGCCGGTGTTTGAACGGCTACACCTACCCGGACTCGTGGGCTTGCTCTTGGCGGGCGTGATTCTTGGCCCCAATGGCTTGCGGTTTCTAGAGCACGGCACCGAGACCATGAAGCTACTATCGGACATTGGCAAGGTCTATCTGATGTTTGTGGCCGGCCTCGAAATTGATCTGAGTCAGTTCCGCAAAACCCGCCAACGGTCGATGACCTTTGGTGTTCTGACGTTCATTGTGCCCATTTTTACGGGGATTGCCATTGGCCGCTGGTTTAACTTTGGCTGGAATGCCTCGCTGCTGATTGGTTCGCTGCTGGCCTCCCACACCCTGTTGGCCTATCCGATTGTGCGGCGGTTGGGGGTGGTACAAAACGAAGCCGTGACCGTGACCATTGGTGCCACCATTTTTACGGATACCGCCGCCCTGGTGGTACTGGCGATTTGCGTAGGGATTCAGCAGGGGGAGTTTACCGCCCTCACCCTTGTGAATCAACTGATCACCCTAGGGCTGTACTGCGTCTTAGTGCTCTGGGGGTTTGATCGCGCCGGGAAGGAATTTTTCCGGCGATCGCGGGAGGATCAGGGCAATCAGTTTTTGTTTACCCTCTTGGCGCTCTTTGTGGCCTCGATTGGGGCACAAATTATTGGCGTGGAGCAGATTGTCGGTGCGTTCCTCGCCGGTTTAGCGGTCAATGATGTGCTGGGGGATAGCCCGGTCAAAGAAAAGGTGGAATTTGTAGGCGGGGTGTTGTTTATCCCCTTCTTTTTTGTGGATATGGGGCTATTGATTGATATTCCCGCCTTTGTGAAGACGCTGGCCTCCATTGGCATTACGGTGGCCATTGTGGTTGGCCTGATTAGCAGTAAGTTCATTGCCGCGTGGCTGGCGGCCCTCTGGTATCGCTACAGTCGCGTCGAGATGCTGACCATGTGGTCGCTGTCGCTGCCGCAGGTGGCGGCCACCCTTGCAGCCACGCTGGTGGGCTTTCAGCAGGGGATTCTCACGAAGGATATTCTCAATAGTGTGCTGGTACTGATGGTGGTCACCTCTATTTTGGGGCCGATTATTACCGCGCGCACCGCCAATCGGCTGCCGATTCCCCAGCCGGAGCCAGAGGAAATTGATGAGGTGGCGGTTTGGTGGGAGGGAGCGCATGTGGATGCCGAAGACCCGCAGCCGTCTCCCTTTACGGTCGTGGTGCCCGTCTATAACCCCCAAACCCAGCGATCGCTCATTGAATTGGCGGCCCTACTGGCGCGCTACGAGTCGGGGCGGGTGGTCTCGGTGGCCATTGTCCGCGGCCAAGTCCACATGGACGATCCGCGCCTTGACGGTGAGTTAAACCGCAGTCGTAAGTTAGTGCGGCGAGCGGTGGAGCTAGCCAAGGCCTACGGTGTTGAGGTCACCCCCGCCATCCGCATTGATGATGATATTGCCCTTGGCATTACCCGTCTCAGTCGGGAACAAAATGCCAGCCTGATTGTCCTTGGCTGGTCAGAAACCAGTAGTCTGCGGGCACGGCTCTTTGGCAGCATGATTGATAGCGTCCTCTGGTCGAGTCCCTGCCCGGTGGCCATTACCCGGCTGTTGGATGCCCCGGAAAACATTGCCACCATTCTGGTGCCCACGCGGGATTTAACCCCGACAACCCTGCGGGTGGTTCGTTTTGCCCAAGCCTTAGCGGGGGTCAGTCAGGCCAAGGTGATCCTGTTGCATGTGGTGCTGCCCAGTACGCCCCAAGAGCAGGCCTCTCAGTTTGAAAAGGATTTACGCGCCATTACCCAAGAGCAGGCAGAAGGCATTGCCACCGACATTAAGACCGTGGTCAGTAACGATATTGCCACCGCCATTTTGCAGGCGGCAGAGCAATGCGACCTCGTCCTCATGCGATCGATTCGCCGCGGCACAGCCGGAGGCTTAACCGTGAGTGACGTAACCACCCAAGTGGTGCAACAATTGCACACATCCGTGATTCTGTTTGGCGAGCCTCATCATGAGCGGCACTAG
- the trpB gene encoding tryptophan synthase subunit beta, producing the protein MTAAASSLLSTAARPDARGRFGRFGGKYVPETLMPALAELEAAFHHYRNDADFQRQLQQLLHDYVGRPSPLYFAERLSAHYAHAQGQPQIYLKREDLNHTGAHKINNALGQVLLAQRMGKQRIIAETGAGQHGVATATVCARFGLQCVIYMGVQDMERQRLNVLRMRLLGAEVAPVSTGTGTLKDATSEAIRDWVTNVETTHYILGSVAGPHPYPMLVREFHAVIGAETRQQCQEKWGGSPDILLACVGGGSNAMGLFHEFVPDTRVRLIGVEAAGEGVNSRRHAATLTKGEVGVLHGAMSYLLQDEDGQVVEAHSISAGLDYPGVGPEHSYLKEIGRAEYYSVTDAEAIAACVRLAQLEGILPALETAHALAYLDTLCPQLTGQPRIVLNCSGRGDKDVETIGRYFDAQQA; encoded by the coding sequence GTGACTGCTGCTGCTTCGTCTCTCCTGAGTACCGCTGCTCGTCCCGATGCGCGGGGACGCTTTGGTCGCTTTGGCGGTAAGTACGTCCCCGAAACCCTGATGCCCGCCCTAGCCGAGCTAGAGGCTGCGTTTCATCACTATCGCAACGATGCGGACTTTCAGCGGCAGTTGCAGCAACTACTCCACGATTACGTGGGTCGCCCCAGCCCCCTTTACTTTGCCGAGCGGCTCAGTGCCCACTACGCCCATGCCCAAGGTCAACCCCAGATTTACCTGAAGCGGGAAGACCTGAATCACACCGGTGCCCACAAAATTAACAATGCCCTCGGCCAAGTTCTGCTGGCACAGCGCATGGGTAAGCAACGCATCATTGCTGAAACCGGAGCCGGTCAACACGGTGTGGCCACCGCCACCGTCTGTGCTCGCTTTGGCCTCCAGTGCGTAATCTACATGGGGGTACAGGATATGGAGCGGCAACGCCTGAACGTGCTGCGGATGCGGCTGCTGGGGGCAGAAGTAGCGCCTGTGAGCACGGGCACCGGCACCCTCAAGGATGCCACCTCCGAAGCCATTCGCGACTGGGTGACCAACGTTGAAACCACCCACTATATCTTAGGCTCCGTGGCCGGTCCCCACCCCTACCCAATGCTGGTGCGGGAGTTTCATGCGGTGATTGGTGCCGAAACGCGGCAGCAGTGCCAAGAAAAGTGGGGCGGCTCCCCAGATATTCTCTTGGCCTGTGTGGGGGGCGGCTCGAATGCCATGGGGCTGTTCCACGAGTTTGTGCCCGATACCCGCGTGCGCCTCATTGGCGTTGAAGCCGCTGGCGAAGGGGTGAATAGCCGCCGCCATGCCGCTACTCTCACTAAGGGGGAGGTGGGGGTACTCCACGGTGCCATGAGCTACCTGCTCCAAGACGAAGACGGCCAAGTGGTAGAAGCCCACTCGATCAGTGCGGGTCTTGACTATCCGGGGGTGGGGCCTGAGCACAGCTACTTAAAAGAGATTGGCCGCGCAGAATACTACAGTGTGACCGATGCGGAGGCGATCGCCGCCTGTGTACGGTTAGCACAGCTTGAAGGCATTTTACCCGCCCTTGAAACCGCCCATGCCCTTGCCTACCTTGACACCCTGTGCCCACAACTCACGGGTCAGCCACGCATTGTCCTCAACTGCTCAGGCCGGGGCGACAAGGATGTGGAAACGATTGGCCGCTACTTTGATGCCCAGCAGGCCTAA
- a CDS encoding DUF1350 family protein, with amino-acid sequence MEWQEVRGNWLLVPMRPVGWIHFLGGAFVAAAPQLTYRRLLEHLAAVGYGIIATPFVNTFDHAAMALEVLNKLDYALDWLEYRQGYPPGLPIYGMGHSMGCKLHLLLNSLYDGDRAGNMFMAFNNYAASQSIPWMENLAPTGIEFSPSPTETERLIQERYPVRRNLLIRFQDDDIDQTPRLRSLLKAKFGDLVTALKLPGNHLTPLSQGANWQVGAEFSPLDAIGQWLRQSLFPEMQVLEQCLEDWLNPGRALSRRLP; translated from the coding sequence TTGGAGTGGCAAGAGGTGCGGGGGAATTGGCTGCTGGTGCCAATGCGTCCCGTGGGTTGGATTCATTTCCTAGGGGGGGCCTTTGTGGCGGCAGCACCACAGTTGACCTATCGGCGGCTGCTGGAGCACTTGGCCGCAGTAGGTTATGGCATTATTGCCACCCCGTTTGTGAATACGTTTGATCACGCGGCAATGGCCCTTGAGGTGCTCAACAAACTGGACTACGCCCTCGATTGGCTAGAGTACCGCCAAGGCTATCCGCCCGGGTTACCCATCTACGGCATGGGGCACAGTATGGGCTGCAAACTCCATCTGCTGCTGAATAGTCTTTACGATGGCGATCGCGCCGGCAATATGTTCATGGCCTTTAACAACTACGCCGCCAGCCAATCGATTCCTTGGATGGAAAATCTAGCTCCCACCGGCATCGAGTTTAGCCCCAGCCCAACGGAAACCGAACGCCTGATTCAAGAGCGCTACCCGGTGCGCCGCAATCTCCTGATTCGCTTCCAAGATGATGACATTGATCAGACCCCCCGCCTCCGCAGCCTCCTGAAAGCGAAATTTGGCGATCTGGTGACGGCGCTCAAACTGCCGGGCAACCACCTCACGCCCCTCAGCCAAGGTGCCAACTGGCAGGTGGGGGCAGAATTTTCTCCCCTAGATGCGATCGGTCAATGGCTGCGGCAGAGCCTCTTTCCGGAAATGCAGGTGCTAGAGCAGTGCCTAGAGGACTGGCTCAATCCCGGGCGTGCCCTCAGCCGTCGTCTTCCCTAA